The Apium graveolens cultivar Ventura unplaced genomic scaffold, ASM990537v1 ctg4371, whole genome shotgun sequence DNA window AAATCAATTCTCAGTACATTTTTAACCACATAGAAATAGAAATCCTATCGAAAACTCGATCTAGGAAAGAATATGACAAACAAGCTAGCTCGTGCGTCGCCATATTAGCAGACCGTTTAACAAAAAAACAAAGACACTGTTTTTAAATCCTCCAACATCTTACGACAGTCTTGAATGACCTGACCAAAAGGAGATAGCAGAGGAGCCTTGCTACGGATTGCTTGGATGGCTGTCAGACAATCCGACTCCACCAATACCTTGCTCGCTTTGATCCAGCTGAGGGCTTCTTTTATCGCCAACGCTTCAGCCATTGTGCTCGAAATCATGCCAGCCTTGTACTTCGTCTTCGCTTGGATTAGTTCCCCTTGCTCGTCCCTAACAATTAGACCCAACCCTGTAGAATTATACTCATTAAACACCGCTGCATCCACCCAGATCTTCATATAATCAATCTGTGGTGCAACCCAGACTTCCTGACCGTCTCCCTCAACATAGCAAGGAAAACGCGATTGAGGTTTACTCTTCTGGGCTATACTCCATTGTAGAAGAAACTGCTTTGCTTGTGCAATAACGACATTCAAACGAGTAAAATTCTTGTTCCAGGTTAGCTCATTTCTGGCTTTCCATAACGACCAACACACTGCGGCGATTTGAGCTCTTTTTTCATTGTCACAGACCTCCAAAATTCTTTGCCACCACTGATAAAAACTCATGTTACCACTAAGAGGCACTTGAGGAATAATTTGTTTCCAACATTGAGTTGCCAAGTCACAGGAGCCTAAGATATGCTCCACTGTTTCCTCCCCCTCGACGACAGACTTGACAAACTGGGTTGACATCCATATTTTTCTGCAGCAAATTAACCATGGTAGGCAAACAATTGGATAGAGCTCTCCACATGAAGTTGAGGATCTTTGGAGGTGCCTTTATCCTCCAAGTCTTTCTCCACGTACTACTCTGATCCTCCATTCTCCAGAGATTTTCTGTTCTTGGCGGGGGAGGGGTTTTGGGATTGTCCGACACACatgttaaaaaattattttacgCTATAATTAAACTGAAACAAATAAACATTACTATCTAAGTTTGAAAAAGAAAACATTACAATCTATAATGTTAACTAGAGAAATAACCTTTAGGTCAATCTCTAAGAATTCTAGCAGAATTATAATCTGATGACTGCTTTGAAATCACGCATCAACCATATTCACGTTTCATCAATATTCACGTCTTCAACTATATTTCCTTCCATTGCGACGTTGAAGCATTCCCCACAAAAAACCGTGCTTGTACTTGTACCACTCTGTAGTTAAAAAGAAAAAATCATTATAATCAAGCACATGCTATAATTAGGTGCTGTATACATGATCCAATACTTCATCAAATGAATTTTTACTTTATCTTCCCAGATGATGTTTGAAGCGGCCGTGCAACTACAACCAATATGACAATACAAGTAATACTATACACATAGCAAAATGAAAGATGACCTTGCACCCTTTTATTACGTTCAATATACTTCTGTTCATTTCATATGCATATACATAGGCAATTGGGACAGCATATCTCATGGATAATCACTTCTTTCATTAAGCCGGACCACTGGGCCCTTAAGTTTTTGGCTGAGCAGAAAGTGAGAAATTGGTTGCAGCATAAATGGATAACAAATTGATGAAGTACAATTATACAAATCTTTACAGAAAAGTTCAAGAATATAATGTTGCTGATGCGCAACAGAAGGccttggattcctgttttaagaATAATTTTGAAGGAGGGGTTAAGGACAGAAAAGCTAGAGTAGTATAGCAAGGGTGTTGTAATCTATTACTGTAAATAGAGGTTTAGTATAAACAGATCATCAATATTTTAATTACGTTCATGTTTGAACTATTATTCAGAAAATAGAAGTTATTATTCCACCAGCGTCTCTCTCTCTCTAACTGAATCCTATCAGATTCTCTTGCATTTCTAGCTTAAAATTTCTATCCTTAACTGTTTTACTGTT harbors:
- the LOC141701782 gene encoding uncharacterized protein LOC141701782; this translates as MSTQFVKSVVEGEETVEHILGSCDLATQCWKQIIPQVPLSGNMSFYQWWQRILEVCDNEKRAQIAAVCWSLWKARNELTWNKNFTRLNVVIAQAKQFLLQWSIAQKSKPQSRFPCYVEGDGQEVWVAPQIDYMKIWVDAAVFNEYNSTGLGLIVRDEQGELIQAKTKYKAGMISSTMAEALAIKEALSWIKASKVLVESDCLTAIQAIRSKAPLLSPFGQCKKLDLVFKGRTRGHRRESRYLSTV